A single Anomalospiza imberbis isolate Cuckoo-Finch-1a 21T00152 chromosome 15, ASM3175350v1, whole genome shotgun sequence DNA region contains:
- the LOC137483105 gene encoding proton-coupled amino acid transporter 1-like, giving the protein MSTRRLRSEDYNDYSSTDVTPEGSPPDGMNGFAHPESYQRFGETNGTTWYQTLIHLLKGNIGTGLLGLPLAVKNAGILLGPLSLLVMGVVAVHCMGILVKCAHHFCNRFQKQFLDYGGAVMYGLEATPSACLRTHAIWGRRVVGLFLIITQLGFCCVYFVFLADNLKQVVSAANGTTNDCSSNRTVVMTPTMDSRLYMLSILPFVVLLTFIQNLKVLSIFSMLANVAMLVSLVVIYQYIVRDIPDPRNLPLAAAWKTYPLFFGTAIFAFEGIGVVLPLENKMKNPRQFPVILYVGMTIVTILYISLSVLGYLRFGADIQASITLNLPNCWLYQAVKLLFSFGIFFTYAVQFYVPAEIIIPPLVARVSERWGWLVNLLLRVALVCVTCVLAILIPRLDLVISLVGSISSSALALIFPPLLEIATYYSEGMHPLVIAKDIAISLFGFVGFVVGTYEALVELVAPAATVVNATTVLVQ; this is encoded by the exons ATGTCCACCCGGCGCCTCCGCAGCGAGGACTACAATGATTACAGTTCCACAGATGTCACACCAGAGGGGAGCCCTCCTGATGGCATGAATGGCTTTGCCCACCCCGAGTCCTACCAGCGCTTTGGGGAGACCAATGGGACAAC GTGGTACCAGACCCTGATCCATCTGCTGAAGGGGAATATTGGGacggggctgctggggctgcctctggcTGTGAAGAATGCTGGCATCCTG CTGGGTCCTCTGAGCCTGCTGGTGATGGGAGTCGTGGCTGTGCACTGCATGGGCATCCTGGTCAAATGCGCCCATCACTTCTGCAACAG GTTCCAGAAGCAGTTCCTGGACTATGGAGGTGCCGTGATGTACGGGCTGGAGGCAACTCCCAGCGCCTGCCTGAGGACACATGCCATCTGGGGAAG GCGTGTAGTGGGACTTTTCCTGATCATCACTCAGCTGGGTTTCTGCTGTGTGTACTTTGTCTTTCTGGCAGACAATCTGAAACAG gttGTGTCTGCTGCAAATGGGACCACCAATGACTGCAGCTCAAACAGGACAGTGGTGATGACCCCCACCATGGACTCCCGCCTGTACATGCTTTCCATCCTGCCTTTTGTGGTGCTGCTCACGTTTATCCAGAACCTCAAGGTCCTGTCCATCTTCTCCATGCTGGCCAATGTGGCCATGCTTGTCAGTCTTGTAGTGATCTACCAGTACATCGTCCGG GATATTCCTGATCCCAGAAACCTGCCTCTAGCAGCAGCCTGGAAGACCTACCCTCTGTTCTTTGGCACTGCAATCTTTGCTTTTGAAGGCATTGGTGTG gtgcTGCCTCTGGAAAACAAGATGAAGAACCCCCGTCAGTTCCCAGTCATCCTCTACGTGGGGATGACCATTGTCACCATCCTGTACATCAGCCTGAGTGTCCTGGGGTACCTGCGCTTTGGGGCAGACATTCAGGCCAGCATAACACTCAACCTGCCCAACTGCTG GCTGTACCAAGCTGTCAAGCTGCTCTTCTCCTTTGGGATTTTCTTCACCTACGCCGTGCAGTTCTACGTGCCTGCCGAGATCATCATCCCTCCCCTCGTGGCCCGGGTGTCGGagcgctggggctggctggTCAACCTGCTCCTCAGGGTGGCCCTGGTCTGTGTGACCT GCGTGCTGGCCATCCTCATCCCGCGCCTGGACCTCGTCATCTCCCTGGTGGGCTCCATCAGCAGCAGCGCCCTGGCTCTCATCTTCCCCCCGCTGCTGGAGATTGCCACCTACTACTCCGAGGGCATGCACCCCCTCGTCATTGCCAAGGACATCGCCATCAGCCTCTTCGGCTTCGTGGGCTTCGTGGTGGGCACGTACGAGGCGCTGGTGGAGCTGGTGGCACCCGCGGCCACTGTGGTGAACGCCACCACTGTCCTGGTGCAGTGA